In the Pseudoalteromonas tunicata genome, one interval contains:
- a CDS encoding efflux RND transporter periplasmic adaptor subunit → MIKNTSAQDVMVKKPKQTLRNSLIALAIVGGVFAVSMNIEQNSSNALSIQTSKVQLATVLRGDLTRDVAANGRIVAANAPQVYSPEQGYVDLLVQPGDKVSLGQVIAQVSSPELNNKLKQQESVLQRLSGELERQKLDARRQSLALTKTLDLAQVELTAADRESRRAHLSIAKSLISQIDLEAADDNLARAKLSFTHAEQEVLLAKDTLAFELKAAQSEVERQQLVVDELSRQVMNLDIKASVNGIVGNHLVQQKSAVAPSQALMTLVDLTAFEAELQVPESYANELGLGMDVELQIGAEHIVGKLSAISPEVSGREVTTRVRFNDQIDLNLRQNQRVSARILLENRENVLMVKRGAFMQQGGFIAYKVENNVATRIEIATGATSIAAVELSAGVKEGDTLIVSSYEQFANADNILLH, encoded by the coding sequence ATGATTAAAAATACCAGTGCACAAGATGTGATGGTTAAAAAACCAAAACAAACATTACGCAATAGCCTGATTGCGCTTGCCATTGTTGGCGGTGTTTTTGCTGTTTCGATGAACATTGAACAAAATAGTAGTAATGCGCTGTCAATTCAAACCAGTAAAGTACAACTTGCGACGGTCTTACGAGGAGACTTAACCCGCGATGTTGCTGCTAATGGACGAATTGTTGCAGCCAATGCACCGCAAGTGTATAGCCCTGAACAAGGTTATGTAGATTTATTGGTTCAACCGGGTGATAAAGTGTCGCTTGGGCAAGTCATTGCACAGGTGTCAAGCCCAGAGCTTAATAACAAACTTAAACAACAAGAGTCTGTTTTACAGCGTCTAAGTGGTGAGCTTGAGCGTCAAAAGCTTGATGCCCGTCGTCAATCGTTGGCATTAACTAAAACCCTCGATTTAGCACAAGTGGAATTGACCGCAGCCGATCGCGAAAGTCGTCGCGCCCATTTATCGATTGCTAAAAGCCTGATCAGCCAAATCGATTTAGAAGCGGCTGATGATAATTTAGCACGTGCAAAGTTGAGTTTTACTCATGCAGAGCAAGAAGTGCTGCTAGCTAAAGATACTCTCGCTTTTGAACTAAAAGCTGCCCAAAGTGAAGTTGAACGTCAGCAACTCGTAGTTGATGAGCTTTCGCGTCAAGTGATGAATCTAGATATTAAAGCATCTGTTAATGGCATTGTCGGTAATCATTTAGTGCAGCAAAAATCTGCCGTTGCGCCAAGCCAAGCTTTAATGACACTTGTTGATTTGACCGCGTTTGAAGCTGAACTACAAGTCCCTGAAAGTTATGCCAATGAATTGGGTTTAGGGATGGATGTTGAGCTGCAAATTGGTGCTGAGCATATTGTTGGTAAACTATCAGCTATTTCTCCTGAGGTAAGCGGTCGAGAAGTCACAACACGAGTGCGGTTTAACGATCAGATTGATTTAAATTTACGCCAAAATCAGCGTGTTTCAGCACGAATCTTACTCGAAAATCGAGAGAACGTATTAATGGTAAAACGCGGTGCATTTATGCAGCAAGGGGGATTTATCGCTTATAAAGTTGAGAACAATGTTGCAACTCGCATTGAAATAGCCACTGGCGCAACCAGCATCGCAGCTGTAGAGCTGAGTGCGGGTGTAAAAGAAGGCGATACGTTAATCGTCTCCAGTTATGAGCAATTTGCCAATGCTGACAATATTTTATTGCACTGA
- a CDS encoding ABC transporter ATP-binding protein: protein MLEMNNISKVYQSDMVQTHALREFNLSVNEGEFIAVTGPSGSGKTTFLNIAGMLEPYTGGQYLLDGTDVGKLNDNALAELRNQKIGFIFQGFNLIPDLNLYENIEVPLRYRGIKSNERKRRIEECLEQVGLAARAKHLPQQLSGGQQQRVAIARALAGKPRFLLADEPTGNLDSLMARQVMELLEQINRDGATIIMVTHDPDLARRAPRNIQVVDGQLADFSLYQGAPEIITHSGQVVGA, encoded by the coding sequence ATGTTAGAAATGAATAATATCAGCAAAGTATATCAATCAGATATGGTTCAAACTCATGCATTACGTGAGTTTAACTTAAGCGTGAATGAGGGGGAGTTTATTGCTGTCACTGGCCCTTCCGGATCAGGTAAAACAACATTTTTAAATATTGCCGGGATGCTTGAACCTTATACGGGCGGTCAATATTTACTTGATGGCACAGATGTTGGCAAATTGAACGATAACGCATTAGCAGAGCTGCGAAATCAAAAAATTGGCTTTATCTTCCAAGGATTTAATTTAATCCCAGATCTTAATTTGTACGAAAATATCGAAGTACCATTACGCTACCGCGGTATTAAATCGAATGAGCGTAAACGTAGAATTGAAGAATGTTTAGAGCAAGTAGGTTTAGCTGCACGTGCCAAACATTTGCCACAGCAATTATCGGGTGGGCAACAGCAACGGGTGGCCATTGCCCGAGCGCTTGCAGGTAAACCTCGATTTTTACTGGCTGATGAACCAACGGGTAATCTCGATAGCTTAATGGCGCGCCAAGTGATGGAGTTGCTAGAACAAATTAATCGCGATGGCGCAACAATTATTATGGTGACACACGACCCCGATTTAGCCCGCCGCGCGCCACGCAATATTCAAGTGGTTGATGGGCAACTAGCTGATTTCAGCTTGTACCAAGGTGCGCCCGAAATCATTACCCATAGCGGCCAAGTGGTAGGAGCCTAA